A window of Castanea sativa cultivar Marrone di Chiusa Pesio chromosome 1, ASM4071231v1 contains these coding sequences:
- the LOC142633539 gene encoding uncharacterized protein LOC142633539: protein MQLRPETWELIRSLYRRGFLPWLCGGNFNKILKTHEKSGGKLRPYGQMENFREVLDECNLLDLGFVGNKFTWSKTYPNGGMVWEILDRAVCTVEWYDLFPTTNVQTLTCVSSDHNPICIRLEGIEIKTQRLWRFEQIRLENLGCRDTVVGTWGRSASGSPMERVIAKLEAC, encoded by the coding sequence ATGCAATTGAGACCCGAGACCTGGGAGTTGATTCGCAGTCTGTACAGACGTGGTTTCTTGCCATGGCTATGTGGAGGCAATTTCAACAAGATCCTTAAAACTCATGAGAAGAGCGGCGGCAAACTTAGGCCTTATGGACAGATGGAAAATTTTAGAGAAGTGTTGGATGAATGTAATTTGCTCGACTTGGGGTTTGTTGGAAATAAGTTCACATGGTCTAAAACTTATCCAAATGGAGGCATGGTTTGGGAAATATTGGATAGGGCGGTGTGTACGGTGGAGTGGTATGATTTATTCCCTACTACAAATGTGCAGACCTTGACCTGTGTATCCTCGGATCACAACCCGATTTGCATTAGACTTGAGGGGATTGAAATAAAGACTCAAAGACTGTGGCGATTCGAACAAATACGGCTTGAGAATTTGGGATGTAGAGATACTGTGGTGGGAACATGGGGTAGGTCAGCTTCGGGTTCTCCCATGGAAAGAGTTATTGCAAAATTAGAGGCATGTTAG